A part of Fusarium graminearum PH-1 chromosome 3, whole genome shotgun sequence genomic DNA contains:
- a CDS encoding glutathione reductase, with protein sequence MQALAHSLRSSTLSSSSRTTPLRIASITRHLSTSARNMAPVTKETDYLVIGGGSGGLASARMASNKFGIKATIVENKRLGGTCVNVGCVPKKVTYNAAALAEAIHDSKAYGFSVQETAPFDWSTFKTKRDAYIKRLNGIYERNLNNDKVDYVHGWARLTSKNQAEVTLDDNSKVLINAKKILVAVGGKPTIPPEIPGSEYGTNSDGFFDISTQPKKVAIVGAGYIAVEFAGMFNALGTETHLFIRHDTFLRNFDPMIQEAVTKEYERLGVKLHKRSQASKIEKDSNGKLTVTYKDDQGNESVVSDVDNLIWAIGRTPETKGIGLEEAGVKLAKSGHIIVDEYQNTDVDSIYALGDVTGEVELTPVAIAAGRRLAHRLFGGAEFSTLKLDYSNIPSVVFSHPEVGSIGLTEPEAIEKYGKDNIKVYKTSFTAMYYAMMEPEQKGPTNYKLITTGPEEKVVGLHIMGIGSGEMLQGFGVAIKMGATKADFDSCVAIHPTSAEEIVTLK encoded by the exons ATGCAAGCTCTCGCCCACTCTTTACGCTCATCAACACtgtcttcgtcttcgagAACAACCCCGCTgcgaatagcttcaattACTCGACACTTGTCTACATCTGCGCGCAATATGGCTCCCGTTACCAAGGAGACCGATTACCTCGTCATTGGCGGTGGTAGTGGAGGACTTGCCTCTGCGCGCATGGCCAGCAACAAGTTTGGCATCAAAGCTaccattgtcgagaacaagcGACTTGGTGGAACTTGTGTCAACGTTGG CTGTGTGCCAAAGAAGGTTACTTACAACGCTGCCGCCCTTGCCGAGGCCATCCACGATTCCAAAGCCTATGGCTTCTCCGTCCAGGAGACAGCTCCCTTCGACTGGTCCaccttcaagaccaagcgTGACGCTTACATCAAGCGCCTGAACGGTATTTACGAGCGAaacctcaacaacgacaaggtcgaTTACGTACACGGTTGGGCCCGCCTCACCTCCAAGAACCAGGCCGAGGTCACACTCGACGACAACTCCAAAGTTCtgatcaacgccaagaagattcttgtcgctgttggAGGCAAGCCCACCATTCCTCCCGAGATTCCCGGCTCCGAGTATGGCACCAACAGTGATGGTTTCTTCGACATTTCCAcacagcccaagaaggtcgCCATTGTCGGTGCGGGTTACATCGCTGTCGAGTTCGCTGGCATGTTCAACGCCCTTGGCACAGAGACTCACCTCTTCATCCGCCACGATACCTTCCTCCGCAACTTCGACCCCATGATCCAAGAGGCGGTTACCAAGGAGTACGAGAGACTCGGCGTTAAGCTTCACAAGCGTTCGCAGGCCagcaagatcgagaaggacTCCAACGGTAAGCTTACCGTCACATACAAGGACGACCAAGGCAACGAGAGCGTTGTCAGCGATGTCGACAACCTGATCTGGGCTATCGGCCGAACCCCTGAGACCAAGGGGATCGGTCTGGAGGAGGCTGGAGTTAAGCTTGCCAAGTCTGGACACATTATTGTCGATGAATACCAAAACACCGACGTCGACAGCATCTACGCTCTTGGCGACGTTACCGGAGAGGTTGAATTGACACCcgttgccattgctgctggaCGCCGTCTCGCGCATCGTCTGTTCGGCGGTGCCGAGTTTTCCACCCTTAAGCTCGACTACAGCAACATCCCCTCCGTTGTATTCTCTCACCCCGAGGTCGGCAGCATTGGCTTGACAGAGCCCGAGGCTATCGAGAAGTACGGCAAggacaacatcaaggtctACAAGACAAGCTTCACAGCCATGTACTACGCCATGATGGAGCCCGAGCAGAAGGGTCCTACCAACTACAAGCTTATTACAACTGGCCCCGAGGAGAAGGTTGTTGGTCTGCACATTATGGGAATTGGCAGCGGTGAGATGCTGCAGGGCTTTGGCGTCGCTATCAAGATGGGTGCCACAAAGGCCGACTTTGACAGCTGCGTTGCCATTCATCCTACCAGCGCTGAAGAGATTGTGACATTGAAATAG